Proteins found in one Arthrobacter pascens genomic segment:
- a CDS encoding VOC family protein — translation MAIKFENVGIAVRDLEATISFFTDLGLTVVGRDTVSGEWTDTAVGLDGNHANIAMLQTPDGHGRLELFEYIHPEAIESEPTRPNEIGMHRVAFSVDDLDKALEIAARHGCGPLRGVATYKDVYKLTYVRGPSGILVMLAEELKKN, via the coding sequence ATGGCCATCAAATTTGAGAACGTCGGCATCGCCGTTCGCGACCTCGAAGCAACGATCTCCTTTTTCACCGACCTCGGTCTCACAGTCGTCGGCCGTGACACAGTCAGTGGCGAGTGGACCGACACTGCCGTCGGCCTTGACGGCAACCATGCCAACATAGCGATGCTCCAAACGCCTGACGGTCACGGTCGCCTTGAGCTCTTCGAGTACATTCACCCCGAAGCGATCGAGTCGGAGCCCACTCGTCCCAACGAGATTGGCATGCACCGCGTCGCGTTCTCAGTTGACGACTTGGACAAAGCCCTGGAGATAGCCGCGAGGCACGGCTGCGGTCCGCTTCGGGGCGTGGCGACCTATAAGGACGTCTACAAGCTCACCTACGTCCGCGGTCCCAGCGGCATCCTCGTGATGCTCGCCGAGGAACTCAAGAAAAACTGA